TCTTTTAAAAAGAAAAGGTGGTCATCTGCTTCTGTAGCAGCATTGAGTAAAACACATCCTCCCGTTTGAACTAAGTATTCCCAATGGTTGCGGTAAAAAGCAACAAAGCTTAATAGCGCTTCTTTTGGATTGTCTCCTTGGTTTAAAGCACCGCCAATTTTCTTTCGCAAAAGGGAAACATTGTATTTAAACGCTTCGATAATAACCTCATCTTTATTGCTGAAATTGCCGTAAATACTTCCTTTCGTTAAGCCTGTTATTGCTGTGATATCTGACAACGAAGTAGCAGCATACCCTTTGGTATTAAATAAAGGGGCTGTTTTTTCAATAATAAATTGTTTGGTTTTTTCGGCTTTACTCATGACGTTGTACTGTATTCGAACACCAAAGGTATGATAAAAATACCAATCGGTATATTAAAAAAATGCAAAGTTTTTACAAGATGGAATGTAAAGAAACTAGAACGGGGTGATTGGTATTTGCCTTTTTATTTTACTTGAGTGGGGAGCTGTCCATAGTATTTTTTAAAAGCAGCGGTAAAATGATGACTGTGTTTATATCCTACAAATTCCGCAATCTCATAAATTGTATAGGTTTGACTTTGAATCATTTCTAACGCTTTCTTCATGCGCAAATCGTGGATGTATTTGAAGGTAGTAGTTCCAAATAAAGACTTAAATCCTTTCTTTAATTTAGTTTGGTTAATTCCCACTTGATGAGCGAGTTCGAGTAGGGTGAAACTTTTGTTGTAATGCAAATTAATGAAGTGTTTGACCTCATGTAAAGCTTCTTCGTCCTTTTTGTGAAGGGAGGGATGTTTTTGCTCTTTCTGATAGGACCAATTGGCGTATTGCAAGAGGTGAAGTTCTTCAATTTTATTGTCCAAGTAATGCTGTGCTAATTTACCTTGAAAGGGATTCGCAATCAATTGTTGGAGGACTTGCAACGTGGTTAAATTTAAATCAAAACTAAGTTTTGGTGATTGCTTTTCTAAAAGCTCAGCCAGGTAATCTTTTTCTTCTTCGAATAAAGAGGCAATAAATCGCCTCTCAACTGCAATTTCTAAGAATTCTCCTTTTTTGTTCTGATCTGTTTTCATTAGGTGCTCATAAGGAACAGCTTGTTCTTGAAATAAGAGCGAACCTTGTTCCTGTATATTGAGATTCTCGTGATTCAACGTTAAACTACTGCCTTGTATACAGCTACAAGTCAAAATAGATTCTTTCGTGGGTACTACGGTGTGATAAAAATCGTGTTCAGCAGTATAAATCCCGTGTTTAATTACGGCAATAGGCGTCTGAATAATGGTTATATCCATTTGATATTCCTTTCCTTCCTGATGGTGCTTGTCAATGGAAAAGGACTGTTGAGGTATGGATTGTAACATAATGAAATGGATTTGATGGTACAAAAATACGTATTTATATTGATTTTAAATAAGATAGAAACCTGAAGTAGTTTTGCTTGACGGAATACTTCTCTTGGCGTTGTTTTATGACCGTATTGCGTGGTCTATTAGCTTATCGAATATAGGACTTTTGCATTTTACTATTTAAAATGAATTTAAATAAAGAAAATGAAAGCGTCATGAAAAAATCAGTTATCCGTTTATCTCTTCTTTTTTTGCTCCAAGGGTCCGTAGCATGGGCACAAGAAGCACAAGATAGTTTAGCAATTACCACTCGTCAATTGGATCAGGTAGTCATTACTTTAGATGAAAATCCGTGGGTGAAAACGAAACCTTCAACATCGCTGCGTTTAAATCAAGCGATTATTAATATTCCTCAAAATATTCAGGTTCTTTCGTCCGAATTAATAGCGGCTCGCCAGATTACAACATTAACGGATGGAATTATTCGAAATGTAAGTGGAGCCGTGCGTTTAGAGGAATGGGGCGATGTATATGCTCGTATTAATATGCGAGGTTCAAGAGCTTCTGCGTTTCGCAACGGGATGAATGTATCTTCTACCTATGGTCCAATGGCGGAAGATATGAGTATGGTTGAGCGCATTGAATTTGTCAAAGGACCTGCGGGCTTTATGATGTCCAATGGAGAACCTTCGGGTATTTACAATGTTGTCACGAAAACACCAACAGAGCAAACGCGCCAAAAACTCGAACTCAATTATGGAAGTTATGATTTTATGCGAGCTAGTGCCGATATAGAAGGAAAACTAACTCCCGTTACGGAGCAGGTTTTTTATCGTTTAAACCTGATGGGAAGTAGTAAAAATGGATACAGAGATTATCAGGAGAACCAACGTTTGGCTTTTGCTCCTTCCTTTTTATTTAAACTTAGTGATAAAACCTCACTGACAGCAGCGTATAGTTATCAGCGTTTAAAATTGTCTGATTTTGGAGCGGATTATTTATTTTCTAAAGCAGGGTTTGCTACTTTACCGCGAAAGCGAACGTTTGGTGATCCAGGTTTCGAGCCTTCTATTATGAATGATCATAGTTTGAATACCCATCTGAAAACCCAATTGGATACTAGATGGACGCTACAAGCACAAGTGGGGTATTTTAAGTTCAATCAAGAAGGGCAATATATGTGGGTGACTCATATTGATGATGCAGGGGATTTTGTGCGAACTAGCAATTTGTGGGATGCGGAGAACAAAGCATTAGTGGGCCAGGTTTTCGTTACAGGTGAATGGAAAACAGGAAAAATAAAACACAATATTTTAGCTGGATTAGATCTTGGACATAAGCGCTATTTAGTGGATTGGAGTCAAAAGTTTGATTATGATTCCATCGGGAGTTTCAATATTTACAATACGGCCTATCAAAAACCTATTTACGGGTATCCAAACTTTGATCGAAGTCAACCTTTAAAACAACGCGTGGCTCAATTTGGTATTGGACAAGCAGATGTTGGGCAAAGTTATACGGGAATTTACATCCAAGATGAACTCGCTTTTTTTGATGATAAGCTTTTTATTACGCTTGCTGGACGTTATACAACTGTCAAAGAGAATGCCAATCGCGAGACGCGAGAAGATCACAAATTCACACCGCGAATAGGAATAAGCTATAAGATTGGTTATCAAATGAATGTATATGCGTTGTATGACAAGACGTTTGTCCCTCAATTGGGTATAAAGCGAAATGGAGCTACTGTAACACCGCTAACAGGAAATAATATCGAAGTAGGGATAAAGAATAATTGGTGGAACAAGCGCTTTCAGTCTACAGTAGCGGTGTATCGCATCACAAAAAACAACCATTTATCTGCAGACCCTATGAATGCTCCGGGGGAGAATTATGTTTTGCAATTAGGACAAACCCGTACACAAGGTGTAGAAGTGGATATGAGTGGTAAAATAGCTCCTGGGTTGCAAGTCAATGCCAATTATGCCTATACAGATTCAGAAGTAACCAAAGAAACCAAAGGAGGAGTGAAAGGTAGTCGAGTAAGTGGTTATGCTAAACATGTGGCAAATGTATGGTTGGATTATACTTTTGAGGCAGGACTTCTACGCGATTTTTCGTTGATGGCTGGAATGACCTTTATGGGAGATCGTCAAACATGGGCTTTTGGTGGTGGTGAACCTCTTCCAGATTATACTCGTGTAGATGCAGGTGCAAGTTGGAAAAAGGATGATTTGAAAATTTCATTGCTCGTGAACAATCTTTTTGATCGCTATTTATACAATGGAGCATACTACAATTCTAGAGGAGGATTTTATTACTGGCGACCGGAAGATCCGATGAATTTAAAGTTGAGTTTAACCTATAGTTTTTAAGGATGAGAACGTGTGGTGGACTCCTTTTTGGAACTTTTCTTCTTTGCCTTGTCGGTTATGGTCAAACGGCAGATCGGGTGGTTTTATTTGGTCAACCTGCTTTAGAGATGGTGAAGCGCTTTGGCGGAAAAGAAAACGTTGTGGGGGTGGGATATTTGGATCATAAGAGTAAAAAAGGAGAGGAGGTAGGTTGGCCTATTTTGACTTCCTTATGGCCTTCTATTGAATCGATTATTCAAACTCGTCCTACTCATCTTTTTGGAATGGAATCTGCGTTTAAGGATAAGCGCAGTGGAAGCCCCTCTTTTTGGCAAGAGAAAAAGATAAAAGTAATACCTGTTTTTGATTTCAATCAACCGCGAACATTATCTGTATTCTTTCGCGATTTAGAAGCTTTTGGTACCGTTTTTCACAAGGAGAAAGAAGTAAAGCAATTTATTGAACAAGAGACTCAGAAAATCACTCAACTCAAAGCAAAAGTTGCAAAAACCTCAAAAGCAAAAGAAAAACGCGTCCTTTTTTTAGCTAACGTTCGATCGAGTGATATTTTTTATTGTTACACCCAAGATAAATGTATCATCGGATCGTTATTAGAAGATTTCAACGTAACGTTTTTGACAAGTGAGACGATGGTGATTCCCATTTCTTTAGAATATTTAATTCGGTTAAATCCAGATTATTTGATTCTATCTAGTTTTCAAGCAAATAGCTTGCCTGAATTACTTCGTTATTTTCAAGAACATCCCGTGCTCAAACGCTTGGATGCAGTAAAAAATAAACGGCTCATTACTGTTGATTATTCTAATGCAGTGAGTGGAGGACTAGAATTTGTGGCTTTATATGAACAATTAATCCATTTATTATACCCGGAATGAGTATGAAACAAAGAAAAAGAAAATACGGTTATTTGGTTTGCCTTCTTTTTGCCGTTGGGAGTATGGCCCTTTGGGCTGTATTATCGGGTCAGATTACCATAACCACTCAAGATGTATGGGCGATTTTAGCTGCAGAATCACCAGCGAAGTTAATTTCACAAGAAGGCATTCAATTGGATATTATTCAAGAAGTATTGTGGACCATGCGCATGCCTAGAGTGGCTATGGCTATTGTTGTAGGAGCGGCTTTATCTATCGGAGGGGTTGTGATGCAATCAACCGTACAGAATCCATTGGCAGATCCCTTTCTATTGGGGATTTCTTCTGGTGCTTCTTTAGGAGCAACTGTGGCTATTGTTTTAGGATGGGGCATCAGTAGCTTTTGGGGAATCCCCTTGATGGCTTTTCTTGGTGCGTGTGGAGCAACCTTATTTATTTTTGCACTGAGTATCCAAAATCGAGGCGTATCAACCTTGTATTTGATTCTCGCAGGAACGGTAATCAATGCATTCTGTGCCGCACTTTCCAACGCTCTAGTATATGTAGCGGAAGATAGTGAAAAGGTGAGAGCTGTTGCTTTTTGGAGTATGGGCAGTTTAGCACAAGTAAGTTGGCTCGAAGTGGGCATTATCTTCATAGCGCTTCTTGTGATATTGGGGTATTTCTTATTACATGCCAAAGCGTTAGACGCTATGATGATGGGAAATGAATCGGCCATTACTTTGGGAATTAACCCCAATAAACAACGCCTTATATTGATTTTGTTGGTTACGCTACTAACTAGTTTAGTCGTTTCTTTTTGTGGCGTGATTGGGTTCGTTGGTTTGACCATTCCTCATATTGTGCGAAATTTGGTTGGTAGTAAACACCATTGGACGCTGTTGTTTAGTGCGGTACTAGGCGCTTTATTTTTAGTTGGAGCCGATTGGTTATCGCGTGTTTTAATTCCACAAAGCGAAGTTGCCATTGGTATTGTAACCGCATTAATCGGTTGTCCAATATTTGCCTTAATCCTTGTAACGAATAAAAAGAAAGCATCATGAGTGAAAAGCTATTAGAAGTGCAGAATATTTCATTTCATTATCCGTCAAGAGCGATTTTAAACGACGTTAGTATTCAAGTCCACCCCCAACAATTTGTAGGAATCGTTGGCAGTAATGGCTGTGGAAAATCTACCTTATTGAAAATTGTATATCGCGTATTGAAGGCCAAAGAAGGCCGCGTTTTCTATAAGGGAGTTCCCATGCAACAGTATAGCTTGAAACAAATGGCACGAAAAATTGCTGTAGTTGGACAATTTAACGACACCCCTTTTGATGCCACTGTTTTAGACGTGGTTTTAATGGGGCGAATTCCCTTTAAATCAAAATGGCAAGCCTTCAATGAGGAGGATTATCAATTGGCTTTGGCAAGTTTAGAAAAAGTGGATATGCTAGCGTATCAAAATACGGCTTTATCCATGTTGTCCGGAGGAGAAAAACAACGTGTTTTCTTAGCAAGGGCCCTGACACAACAACCCGAGTTAATCATCCTAGATGAACCAACCAATCACTTGGATATTCGCTTTCAATTGGAAATTTTAAAAATTGTCAAATCCCTTCGTCTTGGTGTCTTAGCAACCATGCACGATTTGTCGTTGATCGCTAATTTTTGCGATTATATCTATGCCCTAAAAGATACTCAAGTATACTGTAGTGGAAAACCTGTTGACTTGTTGACACCGGAGCAAATTCAATTTATTTTTGGCGTGAATTGCAATGTAATTCGAACAGAAAAGAACGAATTGTTTTTCAGCTATTATTAAATGATTAACACTAAAAACTCATCTTGCGTATTTTATGCTTCTTCAAGCGTTATATGCATGTTCTCAAGCTTTCAGACTTTTGTATTAATGCAAAAAGAACACGACGTATAACGTGTTTTTTTATAAAAAAAACGAAGAGTATGATGCTGAAAAACAAATGGTTTCTGTTGTTTATTTTATTACTAGCAACGATTTTATCTCCCTTAGATTTTTATATTGTCAATTTAGCCTTGCCTGC
The window above is part of the Myroides odoratus DSM 2801 genome. Proteins encoded here:
- a CDS encoding TetR/AcrR family transcriptional regulator encodes the protein MSKAEKTKQFIIEKTAPLFNTKGYAATSLSDITAITGLTKGSIYGNFSNKDEVIIEAFKYNVSLLRKKIGGALNQGDNPKEALLSFVAFYRNHWEYLVQTGGCVLLNAATEADDHLFFLKESVQLNFKAWEDRLVEVIKAGQVQGYFKPEIAADDLAALMVMLVEGGVLLSRTLANKRHLDIALDQIERMITIEMSS
- a CDS encoding helix-turn-helix transcriptional regulator is translated as MLQSIPQQSFSIDKHHQEGKEYQMDITIIQTPIAVIKHGIYTAEHDFYHTVVPTKESILTCSCIQGSSLTLNHENLNIQEQGSLLFQEQAVPYEHLMKTDQNKKGEFLEIAVERRFIASLFEEEKDYLAELLEKQSPKLSFDLNLTTLQVLQQLIANPFQGKLAQHYLDNKIEELHLLQYANWSYQKEQKHPSLHKKDEEALHEVKHFINLHYNKSFTLLELAHQVGINQTKLKKGFKSLFGTTTFKYIHDLRMKKALEMIQSQTYTIYEIAEFVGYKHSHHFTAAFKKYYGQLPTQVK
- a CDS encoding TonB-dependent siderophore receptor, which translates into the protein MKKSVIRLSLLFLLQGSVAWAQEAQDSLAITTRQLDQVVITLDENPWVKTKPSTSLRLNQAIINIPQNIQVLSSELIAARQITTLTDGIIRNVSGAVRLEEWGDVYARINMRGSRASAFRNGMNVSSTYGPMAEDMSMVERIEFVKGPAGFMMSNGEPSGIYNVVTKTPTEQTRQKLELNYGSYDFMRASADIEGKLTPVTEQVFYRLNLMGSSKNGYRDYQENQRLAFAPSFLFKLSDKTSLTAAYSYQRLKLSDFGADYLFSKAGFATLPRKRTFGDPGFEPSIMNDHSLNTHLKTQLDTRWTLQAQVGYFKFNQEGQYMWVTHIDDAGDFVRTSNLWDAENKALVGQVFVTGEWKTGKIKHNILAGLDLGHKRYLVDWSQKFDYDSIGSFNIYNTAYQKPIYGYPNFDRSQPLKQRVAQFGIGQADVGQSYTGIYIQDELAFFDDKLFITLAGRYTTVKENANRETREDHKFTPRIGISYKIGYQMNVYALYDKTFVPQLGIKRNGATVTPLTGNNIEVGIKNNWWNKRFQSTVAVYRITKNNHLSADPMNAPGENYVLQLGQTRTQGVEVDMSGKIAPGLQVNANYAYTDSEVTKETKGGVKGSRVSGYAKHVANVWLDYTFEAGLLRDFSLMAGMTFMGDRQTWAFGGGEPLPDYTRVDAGASWKKDDLKISLLVNNLFDRYLYNGAYYNSRGGFYYWRPEDPMNLKLSLTYSF
- a CDS encoding ABC transporter substrate-binding protein, whose protein sequence is MRTCGGLLFGTFLLCLVGYGQTADRVVLFGQPALEMVKRFGGKENVVGVGYLDHKSKKGEEVGWPILTSLWPSIESIIQTRPTHLFGMESAFKDKRSGSPSFWQEKKIKVIPVFDFNQPRTLSVFFRDLEAFGTVFHKEKEVKQFIEQETQKITQLKAKVAKTSKAKEKRVLFLANVRSSDIFYCYTQDKCIIGSLLEDFNVTFLTSETMVIPISLEYLIRLNPDYLILSSFQANSLPELLRYFQEHPVLKRLDAVKNKRLITVDYSNAVSGGLEFVALYEQLIHLLYPE
- a CDS encoding FecCD family ABC transporter permease, which produces MKQRKRKYGYLVCLLFAVGSMALWAVLSGQITITTQDVWAILAAESPAKLISQEGIQLDIIQEVLWTMRMPRVAMAIVVGAALSIGGVVMQSTVQNPLADPFLLGISSGASLGATVAIVLGWGISSFWGIPLMAFLGACGATLFIFALSIQNRGVSTLYLILAGTVINAFCAALSNALVYVAEDSEKVRAVAFWSMGSLAQVSWLEVGIIFIALLVILGYFLLHAKALDAMMMGNESAITLGINPNKQRLILILLVTLLTSLVVSFCGVIGFVGLTIPHIVRNLVGSKHHWTLLFSAVLGALFLVGADWLSRVLIPQSEVAIGIVTALIGCPIFALILVTNKKKAS
- a CDS encoding ABC transporter ATP-binding protein; translated protein: MSEKLLEVQNISFHYPSRAILNDVSIQVHPQQFVGIVGSNGCGKSTLLKIVYRVLKAKEGRVFYKGVPMQQYSLKQMARKIAVVGQFNDTPFDATVLDVVLMGRIPFKSKWQAFNEEDYQLALASLEKVDMLAYQNTALSMLSGGEKQRVFLARALTQQPELIILDEPTNHLDIRFQLEILKIVKSLRLGVLATMHDLSLIANFCDYIYALKDTQVYCSGKPVDLLTPEQIQFIFGVNCNVIRTEKNELFFSYY